The window CCGGGCCTTTCCCGGTAGCCCAGGCCCCGCCGCCCTGCCCTGTCATGGTTTTATCAACCAGATAAGCCTTATCCTTGAACCGGTAGCAAGAGGCCTTGGCTTTACCGTGCTACCCCGCTTTGCCCGCCAAGCCTTTCCCCGCCAAGCGCATATTCAAGTGATGCCCCTTAGCGCCCAGGTAACAGACAAACTCTGGCTTATCCACCGCGCCCAATGGCCACTCTCACAAAGGGCCCAGCAGGTGTTGGCAGCGATTGAAGGGAAGTAACAGCAAAGCCACTTTCGCCTGTGGCCAAACGCGCTTTACACCGTAATCAGGGTTGATTTTTATGGGGCTTTTGCTGATAAGGTAAACAGCAGCACGCCACCCCAAGGACGGCCATGAAAGCAGCACTCACCCGCACCCTTATCCTACTCAGCGCCCTGCTGATCACGGCCCTGACCTTTTGGGGCTTAATGGCATCGGTGAAGTTGGATAAGCCACGAGAAACGAAGGCCATTGAGCTGGCGCTGATTGAAAAAAGCCAGACACCAGAATGGCAGAAGCCATATGCCCTTACCTGCAATTGTATCGATGACAGCGTCTGGCGTTTAGCGCTTACGACGGCAAAAGAGGGGTTGGGCTGTAATACGGCACACATTGCCGTCGCCAACAGAAAGCAAGCTGTACCTTGCCACTATTACAGCCACCACTTTGGGCTTTGGCACTCAGCCCCTGTTCCTCTCGATATTTTTAGGGTTGGGGCTTGAGTGCTGCGATTAATATCAGGCAGCGGCTTACGGGAATGATGGGAAAGTAAAAATGCGGAAGGTGGCCTTATCGGGCGCTGACTTTAGATACCGGGTTTACTCAGGCCATCCATTGCCTTCGCCCTGCGGGCCATCGTCGTTGACTCCGATGTTCAAACCTCGGCGGCCCCTATCATTCCCACCGAAGTTGTTGCCCAGTCGGGCGGTTCAGAGCTCCACTGAAAGGGGCACCATGAGCCCAATATCCAAGTACAGCGCCAAGGCTGCCAACGAGGCTTCGTTCCAAATCCACTCGCTGACCGAAAATCTTAGAAAACTAACGACGCAGCTTGTGTCATTTATCTCATTGAGGATGTGGCTGGAGGCGGTTGCATCATATATGGACTTTTCCGCTCTGGAAGAGCCACTATGTCAAAGGATGGAGGTTTGAGTGTTTAAGGCGCTACTTCAGATGCTACTTAGAATAACCAAGCCAAAAACAGGCAAACCTCGAGTTATTTATACTCAATCGAAAACCAGGGACGGTGGCAAAATGTCAAAACAAACACATTTAGCTGATTACCTCAGCTACTACCAAGCTCTGGAAGCACCAAGCTACGCAGTTCTAGTCACTGGAAAGTGGGGTACAGGTAAAACTTACCAGGTAAAACACTTGATACCCGAAGCTGAGCGTTATTATGTCAGTCTTTTTGGGGTTCAAACAGTCGAACAGATTCATGCTGAGGTTCTTGCTGCTGCCTCACCAAAGTTAGCAAAAGCAACCGCACTAATTGAAAAAACCAGTGGTACGGTTGCAGAGATCGGAGGTCTTTTGCACTGGCTGGCGCAACACCAAGCGTGTTTCAACGATCAGCCACCATCTAGCCACTGATCTAGATAAGAACTCAAAGTGGGTGTCCCATTTAAAGTCGAGGGATCGGATCACGGTCAAACAGATTGGTTCAATGGATTTGGGAAACAACGCCGGGGAAATGTACCTTCAACCACGATTTTGGCCCCAACAGCGCAAAGAAGACATTATATCCAATACCAAAACCTAGGGCGTAGCGGCGCTATTTCCTATCCTAGGGGTGTTTTACTTCATTGGTATGCACATTGTGACAGCGCGTGGATTTTCGCACGATTTCATTGTCGACAATCTTAAGGACCGCGGTCCATGCATTGTGCTTCATCCTAGTGTTACCCTCAGCAGGGGCTTAGTTGCCAAGCACAAACTGTGCTTGTAACTGCGTGAGCAGCTGGAAGGTGTTTATATAACTTACGTTGAATTGCTGACAAATGTTGGGGACTTTGACTTTTTTACTGGCAGCATCCACCACCTTTTCGTGCGTCACCACCGTCGCCCCTGTCGTGACAGCTTTGGCGATGAGCCACGGATCAGCTTTACTGAGAAAATTGGCAATATCCACCGGTGATTTACCTTTCAGCGACACCACATAGTTGGCGATGTCAGTAAATGTCGCTTGCGTCGCCGTATCGGCCACCGAGATAAAATGCGCCTGATGTGCCTTGGCCCATTGCGATAAGGTATCGGTCGAGTCGGTTAACTCAAGATACACGTTATCAATACTCATGACTTGTCCCGCTTGAAACTGCTTTTCCAACCAGTCCCAGAAGGCGGGGCAAAAGTCCATGTTGTAATACACGTTTTTCGCTTGAATATACGTATTTGCATCCATCAAATAATTCAACGCTCGTATCCTTTCGCAAACGTGGCGATTTTATCTGGCTTCATCCCTAATAGCTGACCTGCATCGCGTAACAACACATTGCCACTGGCGGTTTCAGAGAGCACTGCCCGCGCTAATCGCTCGCTGGTTTGGCTTTTCAGCGTCACATAATAACTCGGCCCGCGTCCCGTGCGCTCCCGCTCATCGTATTGCTTTTTCAACCAGGCAATAAAGCGGTGATAGTCGTAGGTTGTAATAAAATTCAAGGTCAGTGCCCGTCGCGCTAAGACCCATTGGCTCACATGAAAATGGGCTTCTAACGGCCCTAAATTCTCTTTCCAGTCCTCCGCAGGCTGCCACAGTGCACGAAACTCTTCGCCCGGCACCAGAAACTCAGCCGCCACGGCATTACACAGTACTTCCTCTTGTCTGTGGCTCGTATCGGCCCCGTCAGAAACACCACTTTGCCCAATCCAAATGTGTGCCAATTCATGGATAAGCGTAAACAACCGTGCCACGGGGGCATCCGCGAGGTTAATAAAGATCACCGGTGCAACAGGATCCGCAATAGCAAAGCCGCGAAATTCAGTCACAGAGAGCGGTTTCGTGTGATGTCCCAAGTGGCCCTGGCGGATCACCAATACCCCAACGGCTTCAATACGCGCGATCAACGCCTTATGGTAATCCTCCCAATTTCCCCGCGTCGGGTGCGGCGGCACGCCCAGCACCTGGCGCATGTCATCAACGATGGTGGCGACAGGCGTTGTTGTCGTAAAACGTCCGACGAACGGCAAAGGAGATTGGGCCTGCTCCAGAGCGTAGTCTTTATACCAGGCTTGCTTTGTGAGTGTGGTTTGCACCACTTTGAGTAGCTCTGCACTGGGCTTTCTTACCGGCTCACTGTCCACCGTACGCAGATCCGGAATGGACAGCGTCTCT is drawn from Gallaecimonas pentaromativorans and contains these coding sequences:
- a CDS encoding DUF4411 family protein, whose translation is MNYLMDANTYIQAKNVYYNMDFCPAFWDWLEKQFQAGQVMSIDNVYLELTDSTDTLSQWAKAHQAHFISVADTATQATFTDIANYVVSLKGKSPVDIANFLSKADPWLIAKAVTTGATVVTHEKVVDAASKKVKVPNICQQFNVSYINTFQLLTQLQAQFVLGN
- a CDS encoding P-loop NTPase fold protein codes for the protein MFKALLQMLLRITKPKTGKPRVIYTQSKTRDGGKMSKQTHLADYLSYYQALEAPSYAVLVTGKWGTGKTYQVKHLIPEAERYYVSLFGVQTVEQIHAEVLAAASPKLAKATALIEKTSGTVAEIGGLLHWLAQHQACFNDQPPSSH
- a CDS encoding XRE family transcriptional regulator, yielding MATAYAQVNPNLLRWARERADLTLAMLAKKLHTTEDKVDAWESGTKPITIRKAMELAEKTYVPFGFLFLHEQPKETLSIPDLRTVDSEPVRKPSAELLKVVQTTLTKQAWYKDYALEQAQSPLPFVGRFTTTTPVATIVDDMRQVLGVPPHPTRGNWEDYHKALIARIEAVGVLVIRQGHLGHHTKPLSVTEFRGFAIADPVAPVIFINLADAPVARLFTLIHELAHIWIGQSGVSDGADTSHRQEEVLCNAVAAEFLVPGEEFRALWQPAEDWKENLGPLEAHFHVSQWVLARRALTLNFITTYDYHRFIAWLKKQYDERERTGRGPSYYVTLKSQTSERLARAVLSETASGNVLLRDAGQLLGMKPDKIATFAKGYER